A genomic segment from Rubrobacter tropicus encodes:
- a CDS encoding chorismate mutase, producing MTEAERQAKIQELRERVDEVDLELIRALSERAQIVQDLARIKFEAGVPIFDPKREEEILRRVVEQNPGPIYDSSMREIFELILHRIRDLEIQRGEFQR from the coding sequence ATGACGGAAGCGGAGAGACAGGCGAAGATTCAAGAGCTTCGGGAGCGGGTCGACGAGGTGGACCTCGAGCTGATCCGGGCCCTCAGCGAGCGGGCGCAGATCGTGCAGGACCTCGCCCGGATAAAGTTCGAGGCCGGTGTCCCGATCTTCGACCCGAAGCGCGAGGAAGAGATCCTGCGGAGGGTCGTGGAGCAGAACCCCGGTCCCATCTACGACTCGTCCATGCGCGAGATCTTCGAGCTGATCCTGCACCGCATCCGCGACCTTGAGATACAACGCGGGGAGTTTCAGAGGTAG
- a CDS encoding pyridoxal phosphate-dependent aminotransferase, producing MAAEGRADDYAKLTSNELAFGPLPEAEAALTGALPRANRYPDSHVSRLRQVIAEANAGVETTNVMVGNGSSEVLLNALQLLPAGGEVVFPWPSFSLYPMLCAVLGMTPRPIPLEEDNGLPAEGILSAVTQETRAVILCNPNNPSGTYLKLDEVKSLAEELPEDVLLILDEAYVEFVDDPLYKDSHALALENENVVVARTFSKAHGLAGLRVGYGIAPERLADYAERVRFPVSVNLAAQVAATASMLAREKVGARAEFVIRDRGRLQRAFEAANLDFIPSQGNFVMVRFGADEFEKSGILVREGAALGYPGWSRVTVGNKEENDRVIGAIS from the coding sequence ATGGCCGCCGAGGGTCGGGCCGACGACTACGCGAAGCTGACCTCCAACGAGCTCGCCTTCGGTCCGCTCCCCGAGGCCGAAGCCGCCCTCACCGGGGCGCTGCCCCGCGCCAACCGCTACCCGGACAGCCACGTCTCCCGGCTCCGGCAGGTCATCGCGGAAGCGAACGCGGGGGTCGAGACGACCAACGTGATGGTCGGCAACGGGTCGAGCGAGGTCCTGCTGAACGCGCTCCAGCTCCTGCCCGCTGGTGGCGAGGTCGTCTTCCCGTGGCCCTCGTTCAGCCTCTACCCGATGCTCTGCGCCGTGCTTGGCATGACGCCGCGTCCGATCCCCCTGGAAGAAGACAACGGGTTGCCGGCCGAGGGGATACTCTCGGCGGTGACGCAAGAGACGCGCGCCGTGATCCTGTGCAATCCCAACAACCCTAGCGGCACTTACTTGAAGCTGGACGAAGTGAAGAGCCTGGCCGAGGAGTTGCCCGAGGATGTTCTCCTGATCCTGGACGAGGCGTACGTCGAGTTCGTGGATGACCCGCTTTACAAGGACTCTCACGCGCTCGCCCTCGAAAACGAGAACGTCGTAGTGGCGCGGACTTTCTCCAAGGCGCACGGGCTCGCGGGGCTCAGGGTGGGGTACGGGATCGCGCCCGAGAGGCTCGCCGACTACGCGGAGCGGGTCAGGTTCCCCGTCTCCGTGAACCTGGCCGCCCAGGTCGCCGCCACGGCCTCGATGCTCGCGAGGGAGAAGGTCGGGGCTCGGGCGGAGTTCGTGATCCGGGATCGCGGCAGGCTACAGCGGGCGTTCGAGGCCGCGAACCTCGACTTCATCCCCTCGCAGGGCAACTTCGTTATGGTCCGGTTCGGGGCGGACGAGTTCGAGAAGTCGGGCATCCTCGTCAGGGAGGGAGCCGCCCTCGGATATCCCGGGTGGAGCCGGGTGACGGTCGGCAACAAGGAGGAGAACGACCGCGTGATCGGGGCGATCTCCTGA
- a CDS encoding prephenate dehydrogenase/arogenate dehydrogenase family protein: protein MEPGDGRQQGGERPRDRGDLLTRALGIVGVGLVGGSVGLAARGAGWEVVGVDRPEVLERAVDLGAIDRPSTLKEVRGTDLVVLAAPISKVTALISDLAPTDALVTDVASAKNAIVREAEANSLRFVGGHPMAGSQLAGVANAKPDLFHGARYFLTTTQNTDPNDYREVSNFVRELGAVPTAVDPEKHDLLMAALSHLPHLMAAALLKVASDISPEALSFAGPSFRDLTRVGASNPGLWSDILAENAPALGEALAHFAGAMAQLGSEIQDRKAIENRFLAAREAYDALGGILVEKSGENADVAIPVENRPGVFAEVTTLMGSNGINIHDLYVRHSNTERAALVLTLDAKAAPAARALLREAGFGAEIQS from the coding sequence GTGGAGCCGGGTGACGGTCGGCAACAAGGAGGAGAACGACCGCGTGATCGGGGCGATCTCCTGACCCGCGCGCTCGGCATCGTTGGGGTTGGCCTCGTCGGCGGCTCCGTCGGCCTCGCGGCCCGAGGGGCCGGCTGGGAGGTCGTCGGCGTGGACCGGCCTGAGGTTCTCGAAAGGGCAGTGGATCTGGGAGCCATAGATCGCCCCTCCACCCTCAAGGAGGTCCGGGGCACGGACCTCGTCGTGCTGGCGGCCCCGATCTCGAAGGTGACGGCCCTGATCTCGGACCTCGCCCCCACCGACGCCCTCGTCACCGACGTCGCCAGCGCGAAGAACGCCATAGTGCGCGAAGCGGAGGCGAACTCCCTGCGTTTCGTCGGCGGGCACCCGATGGCCGGGAGCCAGCTCGCCGGCGTCGCCAACGCGAAGCCCGACCTCTTCCACGGCGCCCGCTATTTCCTGACGACCACGCAAAACACGGACCCCAACGATTACAGGGAAGTCTCGAACTTCGTGCGCGAGCTCGGCGCGGTGCCCACCGCCGTCGACCCCGAGAAGCACGACCTCCTGATGGCGGCCCTCTCCCACCTGCCGCACCTCATGGCGGCGGCCCTCCTGAAGGTCGCCTCGGACATCTCGCCCGAGGCCCTCTCCTTCGCCGGGCCGTCCTTCCGGGACCTGACGCGGGTGGGGGCGTCCAACCCCGGGCTGTGGTCGGACATCCTGGCCGAGAACGCGCCGGCTCTGGGCGAGGCCCTGGCCCACTTCGCGGGGGCGATGGCGCAGCTGGGGAGCGAGATCCAGGACAGAAAGGCCATCGAGAACCGCTTCCTGGCGGCCCGCGAGGCCTACGACGCCCTGGGCGGCATCCTGGTCGAGAAAAGCGGCGAGAACGCGGACGTCGCCATACCGGTCGAGAACCGCCCCGGCGTCTTCGCCGAAGTAACCACCCTCATGGGCTCAAACGGCATAAACATCCACGACCTCTACGTCAGGCACTCGAACACGGAGAGGGCCGCCCTGGTACTGACGCTGGACGCGAAAGCGGCGCCGGCGGCGCGCGCGCTGTTGAGAGAGGCCGGCTTCGGGGCGGAGATCCAGAGCTAG
- a CDS encoding globin family protein, whose translation MPLTDHQKALVRSTWAQVLPISDEAARLFYGRLFEIDPSTRPLFASANMPEQGKKLMQTIDVAVASLDDLDRIRPAVEDLGRRHVDYGVAEEHYATVGAALLWTLDRGLGDGFTPEAEAAWTETYGILSGIMKEASARA comes from the coding sequence ATGCCTTTGACGGACCACCAGAAGGCGCTGGTACGCTCGACGTGGGCGCAGGTGCTCCCGATCTCCGACGAGGCCGCGCGGCTTTTCTACGGCAGGCTCTTCGAGATAGATCCCTCGACCAGGCCCCTGTTCGCCTCGGCGAACATGCCGGAGCAGGGCAAGAAGCTGATGCAGACGATAGACGTGGCGGTTGCCAGCCTCGACGACCTGGACCGCATAAGGCCCGCCGTCGAGGACCTGGGGCGCCGTCACGTCGACTACGGGGTGGCGGAGGAACATTACGCCACGGTGGGAGCGGCGCTGCTGTGGACCCTGGACCGGGGCCTGGGCGACGGCTTTACCCCCGAGGCCGAGGCGGCGTGGACCGAGACCTACGGGATCCTCTCCGGCATCATGAAGGAAGCCTCCGCGCGCGCCTGA
- a CDS encoding nucleoside deaminase — protein sequence MDHERYMRRAIEVARGNPDAPFGCVIADAGSGEILAEGLNDADRSPVLHGETAAIMDLFDRRPGVDPFDLVLYTTAEPCPMCAGAILWSGIPSVLYGTSIGTLKGLGLPHVDLRCGEVSARASFGGFKVEGGVLGGECDALYEEMARRV from the coding sequence TTGGACCACGAACGGTACATGAGGCGGGCAATAGAGGTCGCGCGCGGCAACCCGGACGCGCCGTTCGGGTGCGTAATCGCGGACGCGGGGAGCGGCGAGATCCTGGCCGAAGGCCTCAACGACGCGGATAGAAGCCCCGTCCTGCACGGCGAGACGGCGGCGATCATGGACCTGTTCGATAGAAGGCCTGGCGTAGACCCGTTCGACCTCGTCCTCTACACGACCGCGGAGCCTTGCCCGATGTGCGCGGGCGCGATCCTCTGGTCCGGCATCCCGAGCGTTCTATACGGCACCTCGATAGGTACCTTGAAGGGGCTCGGCCTTCCGCACGTGGACCTGCGCTGCGGGGAGGTTTCGGCCCGCGCCTCCTTCGGTGGTTTCAAGGTAGAGGGCGGCGTCCTGGGGGGCGAGTGCGACGCCCTCTACGAGGAGATGGCGCGCCGGGTTTGA
- a CDS encoding Uma2 family endonuclease: MTVQTKTVTAEELLNMPDDGTRRELVRGELRETTPAGDEHGYLALEIAAELRNHVKANKLGRTYTAETGFKISSDPDTVRAPDAAFVGQERVEAAGRISGFRSGAPDLVVEVVSPNDRSSEVLDKALDWLEAGCRMVLVAHPERRAITVYRSREDIRVLTADAGDVVDGADVVPGWKLSLPEIFAQE; encoded by the coding sequence ATGACCGTGCAGACGAAGACCGTCACGGCCGAAGAGCTCCTGAACATGCCGGACGACGGCACGCGCCGCGAGCTGGTGAGGGGGGAGTTGAGGGAGACGACGCCGGCCGGAGATGAGCACGGGTACCTGGCTTTAGAGATAGCCGCAGAGCTCAGGAACCACGTCAAGGCCAACAAGCTCGGCCGGACGTATACGGCAGAGACCGGGTTCAAGATCTCTTCCGACCCCGACACCGTGCGCGCGCCCGATGCGGCATTCGTGGGCCAGGAACGTGTGGAGGCGGCCGGGCGGATCAGCGGTTTCAGATCCGGCGCCCCGGACCTCGTCGTCGAGGTGGTCTCCCCGAACGACAGGAGCTCCGAAGTGCTGGACAAGGCGCTCGACTGGCTGGAGGCCGGGTGCCGGATGGTCCTCGTGGCGCACCCGGAGAGGCGCGCCATCACGGTCTACCGCTCCCGAGAGGACATACGCGTCCTCACGGCCGACGCCGGCGACGTCGTGGACGGGGCCGACGTGGTGCCCGGCTGGAAGCTGTCCCTGCCCGAGATCTTCGCGCAGGAATAA
- a CDS encoding TIGR01777 family oxidoreductase codes for MNVLISGATGLIGSALIPELEAGGHNVTRLTRSPKTAYDVRWDPEAGTIDGDLEGTEAVVHLAGESIAEGRWTPQKKQRIVDSRIKGTRLLAEKLAALATPPGVMVSTSAVGYYGDRGDEVLTEESPSGTSFLAGVCREWEAAAEPARRAGIRVVHPRLGVVLSPEGGALGTTLPIFKLGGGGKIGSGTQWVSWVALDDVVGSIVHALTNEAVEGPINVGSPNPMTNAGYTKVLGKVLGRPTVLPLPAPAVRILLGEVADALLLASQRMEPAKLKATGYAFRYPQLEGALRHLLGR; via the coding sequence ATGAACGTCCTGATCAGCGGCGCGACGGGCCTCATAGGGTCGGCACTCATCCCCGAACTGGAGGCCGGAGGCCACAATGTTACCCGCCTGACCCGCTCCCCCAAGACCGCTTACGACGTCCGGTGGGACCCCGAGGCCGGCACCATCGACGGCGACCTCGAAGGGACCGAAGCCGTCGTCCACCTCGCCGGCGAGAGCATAGCCGAGGGACGCTGGACCCCCCAGAAAAAGCAACGCATCGTCGATAGCAGGATAAAGGGGACGCGCCTGCTCGCCGAGAAGCTAGCCGCCCTCGCGACCCCGCCGGGGGTAATGGTCTCGACCTCGGCCGTCGGGTACTACGGCGACCGGGGCGACGAGGTCCTGACCGAAGAGAGCCCGTCGGGCACGAGCTTTCTGGCCGGGGTGTGCCGGGAGTGGGAAGCGGCGGCCGAACCGGCGCGGCGGGCGGGCATCCGGGTCGTCCACCCGCGCCTGGGCGTCGTGCTCAGCCCGGAAGGCGGGGCTCTCGGGACGACGCTACCCATTTTCAAGCTCGGCGGGGGAGGGAAGATAGGAAGCGGCACTCAGTGGGTGAGCTGGGTCGCCCTCGACGACGTCGTAGGCTCCATCGTCCACGCCCTCACGAACGAAGCGGTCGAGGGCCCCATAAACGTCGGCTCGCCCAACCCGATGACCAACGCCGGGTACACGAAGGTCCTCGGTAAGGTCCTCGGACGGCCCACGGTTCTGCCGCTTCCGGCTCCGGCCGTCCGGATCCTGCTCGGCGAGGTGGCCGACGCCCTGCTGCTCGCGAGCCAGCGCATGGAGCCCGCAAAGCTGAAGGCGACGGGCTACGCGTTCCGTTACCCGCAGCTCGAAGGCGCGCTCAGGCACCTGCTCGGCCGGTAG
- a CDS encoding DedA family protein — protein MLGDVGQLVLDVIGALGYVGLALLLIAENLFPPIPSEVVLPLAGFLVGRGDLNLWGALAAATFGSVAGAVVLYGLGRWGGRRLVLRYGKWLRVDEQRLQKAEGWFGHYGDWVVLGARVVPVARSIVSIPAGTAKMPLVRFVVLTTVGSAVWNGFLIGAGVALGANWQVVQGWIGSYSNVVLVVGAAGIALFLVLRHFRRGKKGQ, from the coding sequence GTGCTTGGCGACGTAGGTCAGTTGGTTCTGGATGTGATCGGGGCGCTCGGTTACGTGGGGCTCGCCCTGCTCCTTATAGCCGAGAACCTGTTCCCGCCGATACCTTCGGAGGTGGTTTTGCCGCTGGCGGGGTTCCTGGTTGGCAGGGGGGACCTGAACCTGTGGGGTGCTTTGGCCGCCGCCACCTTCGGGAGCGTTGCGGGGGCCGTCGTGCTCTACGGGCTGGGGCGTTGGGGCGGGCGCAGGCTCGTGCTGCGCTACGGGAAGTGGTTGCGGGTCGACGAGCAAAGACTGCAGAAGGCGGAAGGTTGGTTCGGGCACTACGGCGATTGGGTCGTGCTCGGGGCCCGCGTCGTACCCGTCGCGCGGAGCATCGTCTCCATACCGGCCGGCACGGCGAAGATGCCGCTGGTGCGGTTCGTGGTGCTTACGACCGTCGGGTCGGCGGTTTGGAACGGGTTTCTCATAGGCGCCGGGGTGGCCCTCGGGGCCAACTGGCAGGTGGTTCAGGGTTGGATCGGCTCTTACTCCAACGTCGTACTCGTCGTCGGGGCCGCGGGCATCGCCCTCTTCCTCGTCCTGCGCCACTTCAGGCGCGGAAAGAAGGGTCAGTAA
- a CDS encoding CopG family transcriptional regulator encodes MSETEKITINLGLVDLGQVDLLVQEGFYSNRTDFIRTAIRNQLSTHAEVVRQTVARKTLVLGLENYTRRDLEAVRDAGETLEIKVLGLASIADDVSPELALETIDSLVVLGALRASPAVKSALAGRIQSP; translated from the coding sequence ATGAGCGAGACGGAGAAGATCACGATCAACCTCGGCCTGGTGGACCTTGGTCAGGTGGACCTGCTGGTGCAGGAGGGTTTCTACTCGAACCGGACGGACTTTATCCGCACGGCGATACGCAACCAGCTCTCCACGCACGCCGAGGTGGTGCGGCAGACGGTCGCCCGCAAGACGCTGGTGCTCGGGCTGGAGAACTACACCAGGCGGGACCTCGAAGCGGTCCGCGACGCCGGGGAGACGCTCGAGATCAAGGTCCTCGGGCTGGCGAGCATCGCAGACGACGTCAGCCCGGAGCTGGCGCTAGAGACCATCGACTCGCTGGTCGTGCTGGGGGCGCTCAGGGCGAGCCCGGCCGTAAAGTCGGCGCTGGCAGGCAGGATCCAATCCCCATAA
- a CDS encoding extracellular catalytic domain type 1 short-chain-length polyhydroxyalkanoate depolymerase, whose protein sequence is MNESIQARMAEATRLTQEGRLDEATSIIQGALGNGLPTMPTNLGTVPNFGMGGTNGPIDVTSQLLKSAPQGPAPHRGTGPNLRSRGVRHPSHGTTVKDAGSTAGGQFDARSYSGAAGGRSYKLYVPTGYSGEAVPLVVMLHGCTQDPDDFAAGTRMNALAEEHTFLVAYPAQTNSANMQKCWNWFQAADQQRGRGEPAIIAGITQQVMDDYAVDEGRVYVAGMSAGGAMAAIMGATYPDLYAAVGVHSGLAPGSAHDMPSAFSAMRQGNPGAPMPQAPSNGQTKVVPTIVFHGDRDGTVHPRNGDRLLAHLTAGDGSSLKVSTRQGKKPEGHAFTRISYKDAEDRPVVERWSVHGLAHAWSGGGHPGSYTDPKGPDASAEMVRFFKQHARK, encoded by the coding sequence ATGAACGAGAGCATACAGGCCCGCATGGCCGAGGCCACGCGCCTGACGCAGGAGGGACGCCTGGACGAGGCGACCTCGATCATCCAGGGCGCCCTCGGAAACGGCCTCCCGACGATGCCGACCAACCTCGGGACCGTGCCCAATTTCGGGATGGGCGGGACGAACGGACCCATAGACGTGACCTCCCAGCTCCTGAAAAGCGCCCCGCAGGGACCGGCGCCCCACCGGGGGACCGGCCCGAACCTGCGCTCCCGCGGCGTCAGGCATCCCTCCCACGGGACCACGGTCAAGGACGCCGGAAGCACGGCCGGCGGGCAGTTCGACGCGCGGTCGTACAGCGGCGCGGCCGGGGGGCGGTCCTACAAGCTCTACGTGCCGACAGGCTACTCCGGGGAGGCGGTGCCGCTGGTGGTGATGCTCCACGGGTGCACCCAGGACCCCGACGACTTCGCGGCCGGCACCCGCATGAACGCCCTGGCCGAGGAGCACACCTTCCTCGTGGCGTATCCCGCGCAGACCAACAGCGCCAACATGCAGAAGTGCTGGAACTGGTTCCAGGCCGCAGACCAGCAGCGCGGTCGCGGGGAGCCAGCCATCATCGCCGGGATCACGCAGCAGGTAATGGACGACTACGCGGTCGACGAAGGCCGGGTCTACGTCGCCGGGATGTCGGCCGGCGGGGCGATGGCCGCCATCATGGGCGCCACCTACCCCGACCTCTACGCCGCCGTCGGCGTCCACTCCGGGCTCGCCCCCGGCTCCGCCCACGACATGCCGTCGGCATTCTCCGCGATGCGCCAGGGCAACCCCGGCGCCCCGATGCCGCAGGCCCCCTCGAACGGACAGACGAAGGTCGTGCCGACCATAGTCTTCCACGGCGACAGGGACGGCACCGTCCACCCGCGCAACGGCGACCGCCTGCTCGCCCACCTCACGGCCGGCGACGGCTCCTCCCTCAAGGTCTCGACCCGCCAGGGCAAAAAACCGGAAGGCCACGCCTTCACCCGCATCTCCTACAAGGACGCCGAAGACCGCCCCGTGGTCGAGCGCTGGTCCGTCCACGGCCTCGCCCACGCGTGGTCCGGCGGGGGCCACCCCGGCTCCTACACGGACCCCAAAGGCCCCGACGCCTCGGCCGAGATGGTCCGCTTCTTCAAGCAACACGCGCGCAAGTAG
- a CDS encoding calcium-binding protein, translating to MRRTILVLTVVTAALLVAGGTALAATLACNGGRCVGSDGPDTMFGSPVRDSIYSLKGGDLVRGNAGADSINGDGGDDRLSGGRGNDTVNGSDGEDVVIGNTGNDRLSGGTGSDRIEAVDGMRDVISCGNGPRDLVVFDAGQDSFTGCEIRRPR from the coding sequence ATGAGGCGCACGATTCTCGTGTTGACTGTCGTGACGGCGGCTTTGCTCGTGGCGGGGGGTACGGCGCTGGCGGCGACGCTCGCCTGCAACGGCGGCAGGTGCGTCGGCAGCGACGGGCCGGATACCATGTTCGGCAGCCCGGTGCGCGACTCGATCTACAGCCTCAAGGGCGGGGACCTCGTGCGCGGCAACGCCGGCGCCGACTCGATCAACGGCGACGGCGGCGACGACAGGCTCTCGGGCGGCAGGGGCAACGACACGGTTAACGGCTCGGACGGCGAAGACGTCGTGATCGGCAACACCGGTAACGACAGGCTCTCGGGCGGGACGGGCAGCGACCGCATCGAAGCCGTCGACGGGATGCGCGACGTGATCTCCTGCGGCAACGGTCCCCGCGACCTCGTGGTCTTCGACGCCGGCCAGGACAGCTTTACCGGCTGCGAGATCCGCCGGCCGCGTTAG
- a CDS encoding SPFH domain-containing protein translates to MTGLIVLGILAFVVFLVAARSIRIIPQSRVAIVQRLGRYHRTAESGLTFVVPVVDRMLPKTDLREQVIAFQPQAVITNDNVGMQISTVVYYQVVDARASEYEVANFHLALEQITQTTLRNVIGNLILDKTLTSRDEINGKLRTILDEVTEKWGIRVTRVELKEITPPRDIQQAMEKQMQAERTRRAAILTAEGDKRAAILKSEGEKESAILRAEGDQRAAVLRAEGEAAAYRNVQAAQIEMTGALFERLESSSLSPESLRYLYLKALPEMAKGPASKLFVVPSEIQDLAGTVGALAGAAGMASEDDKKEEEKPRLTAPNGGASRRSLERGGPDARA, encoded by the coding sequence GTGACGGGACTAATAGTGCTGGGAATACTTGCGTTCGTCGTCTTTCTGGTGGCGGCGAGGAGCATCAGGATCATCCCCCAGAGCCGCGTTGCGATAGTGCAGCGGCTGGGCAGGTACCACCGCACCGCCGAGAGCGGGCTGACCTTCGTGGTGCCCGTGGTCGACAGGATGCTGCCCAAGACCGACCTTCGGGAGCAGGTGATCGCGTTCCAGCCCCAGGCGGTCATAACCAACGACAACGTGGGGATGCAGATCTCGACGGTCGTCTACTACCAGGTCGTCGACGCCCGGGCCTCCGAGTACGAGGTCGCAAACTTCCACCTGGCGCTGGAGCAGATCACGCAGACGACGCTCCGCAACGTCATAGGCAACCTCATCCTGGACAAAACCCTCACGTCGCGGGACGAGATCAACGGCAAGCTCCGCACGATCCTCGACGAGGTCACGGAGAAGTGGGGCATCCGGGTGACGAGGGTCGAGCTGAAGGAGATCACGCCCCCAAGAGACATCCAGCAGGCGATGGAGAAGCAGATGCAGGCCGAACGCACCCGCCGCGCGGCCATCCTGACCGCGGAGGGCGACAAGCGGGCGGCGATCCTGAAGTCCGAGGGCGAGAAGGAGTCCGCGATCCTGCGCGCCGAGGGCGACCAGCGGGCCGCGGTGCTGCGCGCCGAGGGGGAGGCCGCGGCCTACCGCAACGTCCAGGCCGCCCAGATCGAGATGACGGGAGCCCTCTTTGAGCGCCTGGAGAGCAGCTCCCTCTCCCCCGAATCTCTCCGCTACCTCTACCTCAAGGCCCTCCCCGAGATGGCCAAAGGCCCCGCCAGCAAGCTCTTCGTGGTCCCATCCGAGATACAGGACCTCGCCGGAACCGTCGGCGCCCTCGCCGGCGCCGCCGGCATGGCCTCCGAGGACGACAAGAAGGAGGAAGAGAAGCCCCGGCTCACCGCGCCGAACGGCGGTGCCTCCCGCCGGAGCCTGGAGCGCGGCGGCCCCGATGCACGGGCCTGA
- a CDS encoding NfeD family protein — protein sequence MSLDLDVIFWAVLAGLAFVGELLSVSFFLLFFSIGAVAALVMAFAGLGPVAQAVGFVVASVLSMVVLRPALLNRLSLRGGEQYAGHRGITGASAVVTEPIEAGGKGTVRVGSGEFWTARAMYSGGGIGKGAKVRVLGTDGLTALVEPVETEGEGP from the coding sequence ATGAGTCTGGATCTGGACGTTATCTTTTGGGCCGTGCTGGCCGGGCTTGCCTTTGTCGGGGAGCTTCTCTCCGTATCTTTCTTCTTGCTTTTCTTCTCGATCGGGGCGGTCGCGGCGCTCGTCATGGCCTTCGCCGGGCTCGGGCCCGTTGCCCAGGCCGTGGGGTTCGTCGTCGCCTCCGTCCTTAGTATGGTGGTGCTGCGGCCCGCGCTGTTGAACCGGCTCTCCTTGAGGGGTGGGGAGCAGTACGCCGGGCACCGGGGCATCACGGGCGCGAGCGCGGTCGTCACGGAGCCGATAGAGGCGGGAGGAAAGGGGACCGTGCGGGTCGGGAGCGGCGAGTTCTGGACGGCGCGGGCCATGTATTCGGGGGGCGGGATAGGGAAGGGCGCGAAGGTTCGGGTGCTCGGCACCGACGGGCTAACCGCGCTGGTCGAGCCGGTCGAGACCGAAGGAGAAGGGCCGTGA
- a CDS encoding phosphotransferase family protein — MPDGDFSRDVRRYLRSLPSFSYHGVEFLARGEYSLNYLVRGPNLVARLVTGTQMGLPLEEQAPYEHHALTLLSPSGVTPKPYHVDPNPKNLPYPLILEEFLPGRPLDYATDIPAAARCVAAVHALGVPQGHRLQIHPDPAPAILEECRRLAEPYLDWSGAPEGSKVALLGGFRRIQGLLERKGLFTGDDLAVVNYDLNTHNFVVEDGGAKLLDWEKARVAPRTQDLAHFLLPTTSLWRDDTATLLTKEQEREFVEAYLEQNPVADVGRFHEQLVTMKTIVSLRAVSWCAWALQETARAGRPIANEETLDRSRAYLEPAFMEDLFGP; from the coding sequence ATGCCAGACGGTGACTTTAGCCGGGACGTACGACGCTACCTTCGAAGCCTGCCGAGCTTCTCGTACCACGGCGTCGAGTTCCTGGCCCGGGGCGAGTACAGCCTCAACTACCTGGTGCGGGGCCCGAACCTGGTGGCCCGGCTCGTAACGGGCACCCAAATGGGACTTCCGCTGGAGGAGCAGGCCCCCTACGAGCACCACGCCCTGACCCTCCTATCCCCCTCGGGCGTTACCCCGAAGCCCTACCACGTCGACCCGAACCCGAAGAACCTCCCCTACCCCCTGATCCTGGAAGAGTTCCTCCCCGGCCGCCCCCTGGACTACGCCACCGACATCCCCGCCGCCGCCCGCTGCGTCGCGGCCGTCCACGCCCTCGGCGTCCCGCAAGGACACCGCCTCCAGATCCACCCCGACCCCGCGCCCGCCATCCTGGAAGAGTGCCGCCGCCTCGCGGAACCCTACTTGGACTGGAGCGGCGCCCCAGAAGGGAGCAAGGTCGCCCTGTTGGGAGGCTTCAGACGCATACAAGGTCTTCTGGAAAGAAAGGGCCTCTTCACGGGAGACGACCTCGCCGTCGTCAACTACGATTTGAATACCCACAACTTCGTCGTCGAGGACGGTGGGGCGAAGCTGCTGGACTGGGAGAAGGCGCGCGTTGCGCCCCGCACCCAGGACCTCGCCCACTTCCTCCTCCCCACGACGAGCCTCTGGCGCGACGACACAGCGACGCTTCTCACCAAAGAGCAGGAACGGGAGTTCGTGGAGGCTTACCTGGAACAAAATCCCGTCGCGGACGTCGGGCGTTTCCACGAGCAGCTCGTGACGATGAAGACCATCGTCTCTCTGCGGGCGGTCTCGTGGTGCGCGTGGGCGTTGCAGGAGACGGCGCGGGCCGGGAGGCCCATCGCCAACGAGGAGACCCTCGACCGGAGCCGGGCCTACCTGGAGCCGGCGTTCATGGAGGACCTCTTCGGCCCTTGA